Within Streptomyces roseirectus, the genomic segment AGATACCAGACGACGACAGCAACCCGAACGCTTCCCATGCGACGGGATGCTATGTCGCCTTTTGTCCGGATCGGCCGACCGCAACTCCCCGGCCCGCGCCGAGCCCTTTACTCCTCAGCAGCCTCCTCAGCAGCCTCCTCGGCGTCCTTCTCGGCCACCTCCACCTCGGCCTCCTTCTCCGGCAGCTCCGCCGCCAACGCCGCCGCGGCCCGCACCAACGGCAACGCCAGCACGCCCCCGGCACCCTCGCCGACCTGCACGCCCTGCTCAAGCAGCGGCTCCAGAGCCATCCGGTCCAGCGCCTTGACCTGCCCCGGCTCCCCGCTCCGATGCGCCGCGAGCCACCAGTCGGGCGCCCGGAACGCCACCCGCTGCCCCACGAGCGCGCACGCCGCGGCCACCACCCCGTCAAGCACGACCGGCAGCTTCCGCACGGCGCACTGGAGCAGGAACCCGGTCATGGCGGCGAGATCCGCGCCCCCGACCGTCGCCAGCAACTGCAACTGATCGCCCAGCACGGGCCGGGCCCGCCGCAGCGCGTCCCGGATCGCCGCGCACTTGCGCATCCACGCGAGGTCGTCGATGGCGACCCCGCCCCGCCCGGTCACCACCGACGCGTCGGTTCCGCACAGCGCCGCGATCAGCACCCCGGCGGCCGTCGTCCCGCCGACGCTCACATCACCCAGCACCACGAGGTCGGTCCCGGAGTCCGCCTCCTCGTCCGCGACGGCGACCCCCGCCCGGAACGCCGCCTCCGCCTCGTCGAGCGTCAGCGCGTCCTCGATGTCGATCCGCCCGCTGCCGCGCCGCACCCGGTGGCGGACGACGTCGGCGGGGAAGGCGTCCGGCTCGCAGTCGAGGGACATGTCCACGACGCGCACGGGCACCCCGGCGCGCCGGGCGAGGACGGAGACGGGACGGCCGCCCTCCAGCACCGCCCGCACCAGCTCGGCGGCGCTCCCGGCGGGCCGCGCGGAGACACCCAGCTCCGCGACCCCGTGGTCCCCGGCGAAGAGGACGACACGCGGCTTGTCGACCGGCCGTACCGGCACCGAACCCTGCGCCGCCGCCAGCCACTCACCGAGATCGTCGAGGCGCCCCAGCGCGCCGGGCGGCACGACCTGACGCTCCCGACGCGCCTCCGCGTCGCGCCGCACCCCGCCGTCGGGGCGCTCGATCAGATCGGTGAAGTCGTCGAGATTAAGCGAGCTCATTCGCCGAACAGTACCGGCCCCGCTCGAACACTTTCCGCGCCACATCACCAGCTCGCGGGTGCGGCGTCGTTGCGGGCGAGATCGCGATCCCATACGTTCCGTTTCGCGAGGAATGTCACGACTCAACCGGGAGCCCCGATGCAGGACCTCCAGGAACCGCGCCGCACGGACTGCCCCTGGTGCGGATCGCGACACCTCCGCACCCGCCGCCCCGGCACGCCCGCCGTCGACGAGTGCCAGGACTGCGCCCACACCTTCCGAAACCCCGGCCGACCGGCCCCGCACCGACGGGACATCGACGACGGCCTCCTGACCCGCGTCCTCGCCGCCCGCACCACCGGACGCCGCCTCAGAGCCACCGCCCGCGCGATGACCGCCTTCCCCGAACCCGAGAGCTGGCTCGACGTCGGCACCGGCCACGCCCGCTTCCCCGAAGCCGCGAAGGACCTCTTCGCCTACACGTCCTTCGACGGCGTCGACCCCACCCCCCGCGTCGACCGCGCGCGAGCCGAAGGGCGCGTCGAGGAGGCCCACCGCGCCCTCACCCCGGCCCTGGACGCCCGCTACGACGTCGTCAGCGTCCTGCACCACCTCGCCCACGCCCCCGACCCCCGCGCCGAACTCACCGCCGCCCTCAGGGCGTTGCGTCCAGGCGGCCACCTCCTCCTCGAACTCCCCGACCCCGCCTGCGCGTTCGCCCCCCTCCTCGGCAAGTGGTGGCTCCCGTACGGCCGTTCCCACCACCTCCACCTCATCCCCCTGGACAACCTCCGCACCGAACTGGAGGCCCAGGGCTGCGAGATCGTGACGACGGACCGCCGCGCGGCCCACGTCCCGTACGACCTGGCGGCAGCCACGGCCCTCCTCCTGACCCGCCACGTCCCCCCACGCGCCCGCCGCCTCACCACCCCCCTCACAGCCCTCGCGGCGGCCCTGGACCACACCCTGTCCCCCCTCCTGCGCCGCACCCGCTTCTCGAACGCCTACCGGGTCATCGCGAGAAAACGCCCCGCCTGAGCCCCGACCGGCACCCGCCCCGGCGAAGCCCCCTCACCCCCGCAACACCACCGCCTGCCCCGCCACCACCAGCACCACCTGCTCGCACTCCGCGCCCACCGCCGCGTTCAGCCGCCCCAGCTCGTCCCGGTACCGCCGCCCCGACGCCGTCGCGGGCACGATCCCCGACCCCACCTCGTTGGAGACGACGACCACGGTCCGCCGGGTCCCGCGCAGCGCCGCCACGAGGTCCGCGACCCGCTCCCGCAGGGCCTTCTCACCGCCGTCCGCCCACACCGCGTCGTCCCAGGCCCCGACGGAGTCCATCGCGTCGGTGAGCCACAGGGACAGGCAGTCGACGAGGAGCGGGGGCCCGTCCGCCGCAAGGAGCGGAACCAGGTCGCAGGTCTCGGCCGTCCGCCACGACCCCGGCCGCCGCACCCGGTGCGCCGACACTCGCGCCGCCCACTCGGTGTCCCCGCCCCGCGTACCGCCCGTCGCGACGTACAGGACGTCCGGGAACGCCTCCAGCCGCCGCTCCGCCTCCACCGACTTCCCCGACCGCGCCCCGCCGAGCACGAGCGTGCGCCGGGGCACGTCGGGGACGTCCTCGTAGACGCCGACCGTCAGCGTCGTCCCGTCCGCCACGGCCCGCGCGCCCGCCGCCGCGAGCCGGCGCCGCAGCTCGGCCCCCGGCGGCACGTCGTGATCCAGATGGACGGCGACGACATCGGTCGTCGCCCCGACCGCGCCCACCGCCCGCAGCCGCGCGAGCGCGTCCGGCCGCCCGACGACGTCCAGCAGGACCAGGTCGTACCGCTCGCCGCCCTCCCCGAGCCCCGCCGGAGCCGCGCCCGGCGGCAGATACAGCACCCGCTGCCCGTCCGGCCCGCTCACCGCGTACCCCGTGCCCCCCGAGTCCATCGCCACGGCCCGCACCCGATGCCCCGTCAACAACGCCAACTCCCGCCCGTCCGGCACCCGCCCCGGCCGCGGCAGCCCCAACGGCACCTCGACCGCCGGCCCGTCATGCGGATGCGACAACAACACCTGCCGCACCCCCGCGAGCGAATGCCCCGCCCGAGCGGCGGCGAGCGCGGCCCCGGGCGTCAGATCGAGCAACAACGCCCCGTCCACGAGCACAGCGGTGGCAGCCCGCGCCCCGCCCCCGAGGGAGAGCGCACAGACGGCACAGGGGCAATCGGGCCGAGGAAGCCCAGCGGGGCCACCGGTACCGAGGAGAGTCAATTCCACGGGAAGATTTTCACCCGAAGGGGGCGAGGACGCGCGCCATGAAATGCCACTGCCCGCAGGGCAGTGCATTTCAGGGGCGCGGGGCTGTATCTGATGTGCGGCTCCGCCGCGTGGGCGCGACCAACCCCACGGCGGGAAAGTCGAACGACAACCCCCTACGCCCCACACCCCGAACCGCATACTCTGGGCCACCGGACCAAGATCAGACCCAGGAGGCGTACATGGCGGCATGGACGTGGCGGTTCGAGAAGGCCGACGGGACGGAGGTCCAGCCCGCGGTGGAACCGGAGGAGTTCACCACGCAGGGGGATGCCGAATCCTGGATCGGCGAACAGTGGCAGGCACTTGCGGACGGCGGCGCCGACCAGGTCCGCCTGTTCGAGGACACCACGGAGATCTACGGCCCGATGAGCCTGCACCCGGCAGACTGACCGACCCCGGCACGCCGCCCGGTGAAACCCTCACCGGGCGGCACCCCGAAAAACCTCAGCCCCGCACCCCGCACAGGTGCAACAACGCGGCGACCCCCCGATAGGGATCCGTCCGCCCGGCCCGCTCCTCGGCTGCCAGCAACGGCCCAAGATCCTCCGGCACGACCGCGTCATCAGGCGCCGCGTCCGTGAACACCCGCACCCCGTACCAGGCTTGAAGCGGCGCCCCGATCCCCGCGAGCGCGTCGGTCAGCGTGGCCAGCCGGTCCGCACGGACGTCGAGCCCGAGCCGGTTCGTGTAGTCGACCGTGTCGAACGCGGCCTGCGCGGTCGCCCAGTCCCCCGACAACCCGGGCCGCATCGCGAGCGCGTCACCGTTGCGCACGAGCAGCGACACCATCCCGCCGGGCGCCAGCATCCGCCCGAGCCCGGCGAGGAGCGCGTCCGGATCGGGCACGTACATCAGCACACCGTGACAGAGCACGATGTCGAAGCTGCCCGGCAGGAAGTGCACGCCGGTCTCCCGGCCGTCGCCCTCTATGATCCGCACCCGCTCGCGGATCCCCTCGGGCTCGCGCGCCAGCACCTCACGGGCGGTCGCCAGCATCAGCGGGCTCTGTTCGAG encodes:
- a CDS encoding class I SAM-dependent methyltransferase — translated: MARQLDEQIAGRYSVGRRLRVLDVGMGQGTQALRLARLGHEVTGLEQSPLMLATAREVLAREPEGIRERVRIIEGDGRETGVHFLPGSFDIVLCHGVLMYVPDPDALLAGLGRMLAPGGMVSLLVRNGDALAMRPGLSGDWATAQAAFDTVDYTNRLGLDVRADRLATLTDALAGIGAPLQAWYGVRVFTDAAPDDAVVPEDLGPLLAAEERAGRTDPYRGVAALLHLCGVRG
- a CDS encoding bifunctional adenosylcobinamide kinase/adenosylcobinamide-phosphate guanylyltransferase, giving the protein MELTLLGTGGPAGLPRPDCPCAVCALSLGGGARAATAVLVDGALLLDLTPGAALAAARAGHSLAGVRQVLLSHPHDGPAVEVPLGLPRPGRVPDGRELALLTGHRVRAVAMDSGGTGYAVSGPDGQRVLYLPPGAAPAGLGEGGERYDLVLLDVVGRPDALARLRAVGAVGATTDVVAVHLDHDVPPGAELRRRLAAAGARAVADGTTLTVGVYEDVPDVPRRTLVLGGARSGKSVEAERRLEAFPDVLYVATGGTRGGDTEWAARVSAHRVRRPGSWRTAETCDLVPLLAADGPPLLVDCLSLWLTDAMDSVGAWDDAVWADGGEKALRERVADLVAALRGTRRTVVVVSNEVGSGIVPATASGRRYRDELGRLNAAVGAECEQVVLVVAGQAVVLRG
- a CDS encoding class I SAM-dependent methyltransferase; amino-acid sequence: MQDLQEPRRTDCPWCGSRHLRTRRPGTPAVDECQDCAHTFRNPGRPAPHRRDIDDGLLTRVLAARTTGRRLRATARAMTAFPEPESWLDVGTGHARFPEAAKDLFAYTSFDGVDPTPRVDRARAEGRVEEAHRALTPALDARYDVVSVLHHLAHAPDPRAELTAALRALRPGGHLLLELPDPACAFAPLLGKWWLPYGRSHHLHLIPLDNLRTELEAQGCEIVTTDRRAAHVPYDLAAATALLLTRHVPPRARRLTTPLTALAAALDHTLSPLLRRTRFSNAYRVIARKRPA
- the cobT gene encoding nicotinate-nucleotide--dimethylbenzimidazole phosphoribosyltransferase — its product is MSSLNLDDFTDLIERPDGGVRRDAEARRERQVVPPGALGRLDDLGEWLAAAQGSVPVRPVDKPRVVLFAGDHGVAELGVSARPAGSAAELVRAVLEGGRPVSVLARRAGVPVRVVDMSLDCEPDAFPADVVRHRVRRGSGRIDIEDALTLDEAEAAFRAGVAVADEEADSGTDLVVLGDVSVGGTTAAGVLIAALCGTDASVVTGRGGVAIDDLAWMRKCAAIRDALRRARPVLGDQLQLLATVGGADLAAMTGFLLQCAVRKLPVVLDGVVAAACALVGQRVAFRAPDWWLAAHRSGEPGQVKALDRMALEPLLEQGVQVGEGAGGVLALPLVRAAAALAAELPEKEAEVEVAEKDAEEAAEEAAEE